Proteins from a single region of Juglans microcarpa x Juglans regia isolate MS1-56 chromosome 5S, Jm3101_v1.0, whole genome shotgun sequence:
- the LOC121267125 gene encoding uncharacterized protein LOC121267125, with protein sequence MEGFRIALMECGLHDLGFKGDRFTWWNNWEGSQFTKERLDRACANSDWLENFGGYLVTTAAASFSDHRPLVVSIAPEGQSLVRGERPFRYEASWALKEDCHKVVEEAWKRSWMVSNKLEMATEGLNRFKESLRTWSKTSVGSTNQQLHNKIQQLSALQQADKGELKGPIQVVKKDLDQLLEEDDIHWKQRAKQRWLQEGIEILNFSTSVIHRGEKRTIKTVADEFGSIAKSPEEVSAKFQHFFQNLFTTSNPEGISESLLHLERKVTEEMNEALLRKYTKQEVKKSAFVPGRLISDNIIVAFEALHTMNNKMTGKEGYMALKFDMSKAYDRIECVPIARGRIHINHLLFVDGSLLFCKANSLEWSRLLFVLSLYENVSGEHLNKEKTSIHFSRNTSHENKDLILRIAGALFEISRQKLSSNKVKMLSQAGKKIFIKSVVQSMATYSMTVFKLPWAFIKEINKLLRNYWWGQIEKEKKIH encoded by the exons ATGGAAGGCTTTAGAATAGCTCTGATGGAGTGTGGCTTACATGACTTGGGGTTCAAAGGTGATAGATTTACATGGTGGAATAACTGGGAAGGTTCTCAATTTACTAAGGAGAGACTCGATAGAGCTTGTGCAAACTCAGATTGGCTTGAAAACTTTGGTGGTTATTTAGTTACAACAGCAGCAGCAAGCTTTTCTGATCATAGGCCTCTTGTGGTATCCATTGCTCCAGAAGGACAGAGTTTGGTCAGAGGGGAAAGACCATTCAGATATGAGGCCAGCTGGGCCCTTAAAGAGGATTGTCATAAAGTAGTGGAGGAAGCCTGGAAAAGGTCATGGATGGTGTCTAATAAGTTGGAAATGGCAACTGAAGGGCTGAATAGATTTAAAGAAAGTTTGAGGACATGGAGTAAAACCTCAGTGGGTTCTACTAATCAACAACTTCACAATAAGATCCAACAACTTTCTGCTCTCCAGCAAGCTGATAAGGGTGAGTTGAAAGGACCAATCCAGGTTGTAAAGAAAGATCTTGACCAGCTGCTTGAGGAAGATGATATTCATTGGAAGCAAAGGGCAAAGCAAAGATGGCTCCAAGAGGGGATAGAAATACTAAATTTTTCCACGAGTGTGATTCacagaggagaaaaaagaacaataaaaacaGTAGCAGATGAGTTTGGGTCCATAGCAAAGAGTCCTGAAGAAGTTAGTGCAAAATTCCAACATTTCTTTCAGAACTTGTTTACTACTTCCAATCCAGAGGGCATTTCTGAATCCTTGCTTCATTTAGAGAGAAAAGTTACTGAAGAGATGAATGAAGCTTTGCTGAGAAAGTACACAAAGCAAGAGGTGAAAAAG TCAGCTTTTGTCCCAGGAAGGCTTATTTCAGACAATATTATTGTAGCATTCGAGGCCTTGCACacaatgaataacaaaatgaCCGGAAAAGAGGGGTACATGGCCTTAAAGTTCGACATGAGCAAAGCTTATGATAGGATTGAAT GTGTTCCTATTGCTAGGGGAAGGATTCACATAAACCATCTGTTGTTTGTAGATGGCAGTCTCTTGTTTTGCAAAGCAAATTCTCTTGAATGGAGTAGGCTACTGTTTGTACTCTCTTTATATGAAAATGTCTCTGGTGAGCAcctcaataaagagaaaacttcaattcattttagCAGGAACACGTCTCATGAGAACAAGGATTTAATTCTGAGAATAGCAGGTGCCCTTTTTGAGATAAGCAG GCAAAAACTGAGCAGTAATAAAGTCAAAATGCTTTCTCAAGCAGGGAAGaagattttcatcaaatcaGTTGTCCAATCAATGGCTACTTACAGCATGACAGTGTTCAAACTTCCTTGGGcctttataaaagaaataaataagttGTTGAGGAACTACTGGTGGGGTCAGATTGAGAAGGAGAAAAAGATTCACTAG